In Janthinobacterium sp. J1-1, a single genomic region encodes these proteins:
- the typA gene encoding translational GTPase TypA has translation MSTTKRAIRNIAIIAHVDHGKTTLVDQLLRQSGTFRENQAVDTRVMDSNDLEKERGITILSKNCAVEYEGTHINIVDTPGHADFGGEVERVLSMVDSVLLLIDAQEGPMPQTRFVTRKALALGLKPIVIVNKIDRPGARPDWAINQTFELFDKLGATDEQLDFPIVYASGLNGYAGLTEDIRSGDMKPMFDAILEHVPVRDDNPEGPLQMQITSLDYSSYVGKIGIGRVNRGTVKVGQDVLVINGPGATPVKGRINQVLNFKGLERVLVDEAVAGDICLINGIDEIGIGSTLCAPDTPEALPMLTVDEPTLTMNFMVNNSPLAGREGKFVTSRQLRDRLDRELKANVALRVAPTDDDTIFEVSGRGELHLTILIENMRREGFELAVSRPRVVFKMVDGVRQEPFENLSVDVEEANQGGVMEELGRRRGDLQNMESDGKGRVRLEYLIPARGLIGFQGEFMTLTRGTGLMSHVFHEYAAVDNSRGEMAGRRNGVLISQDDGAAVAYAIWKLQDRGRMFVSHNDPVYEGMVIGIHSRDNDLVVNPIKGKQLTNVRSSGTDEAVRLVPPIQMSLEYAVEFIEDDELVEITPKSIRLRKRFLKEHERKKASRDA, from the coding sequence ATGTCTACTACAAAACGCGCAATTCGTAATATCGCCATCATCGCCCACGTTGACCACGGCAAAACCACGCTGGTGGATCAACTGCTGCGCCAGTCCGGCACCTTCCGTGAAAACCAAGCGGTCGACACCCGAGTCATGGACTCGAACGACCTGGAAAAGGAGCGCGGCATTACGATTCTGTCGAAGAACTGCGCTGTTGAGTACGAAGGCACCCACATCAATATCGTCGACACCCCAGGCCACGCCGACTTCGGCGGCGAAGTGGAGCGCGTGCTGTCGATGGTTGACTCGGTATTGCTGCTGATCGATGCACAAGAAGGCCCGATGCCACAAACCCGTTTCGTCACGCGCAAGGCGCTGGCACTGGGTCTGAAGCCTATCGTCATCGTCAACAAGATCGACCGTCCAGGCGCACGTCCGGACTGGGCCATCAACCAGACCTTCGAACTGTTCGACAAGCTGGGTGCGACCGACGAACAACTCGATTTCCCTATCGTCTACGCTTCGGGCCTGAACGGCTACGCCGGCCTGACGGAAGATATCCGCAGCGGCGACATGAAGCCGATGTTCGACGCCATCCTGGAACACGTGCCAGTCCGTGACGACAATCCGGAAGGCCCGCTGCAGATGCAGATCACCTCGCTGGACTACTCGTCGTACGTCGGCAAGATCGGCATTGGCCGCGTCAACCGCGGTACTGTCAAGGTCGGCCAGGACGTGCTGGTCATCAATGGCCCAGGCGCAACGCCAGTCAAAGGCCGCATCAACCAGGTGCTGAACTTCAAGGGCCTGGAGCGCGTGCTGGTTGACGAAGCCGTTGCCGGCGACATCTGCCTGATCAACGGTATCGACGAAATCGGCATCGGTTCGACCCTGTGCGCACCGGATACCCCGGAAGCGCTGCCGATGCTGACCGTCGACGAGCCGACCCTGACCATGAACTTCATGGTCAACAACTCGCCACTGGCTGGCCGCGAAGGCAAATTCGTGACCTCGCGTCAGCTGCGTGACCGTCTGGACCGCGAACTGAAAGCCAACGTCGCTCTGCGCGTTGCACCAACCGACGACGACACGATCTTCGAAGTATCGGGCCGCGGCGAGCTGCACCTGACCATCCTGATCGAAAACATGCGTCGCGAAGGCTTCGAGCTGGCCGTATCGCGTCCACGCGTGGTGTTCAAGATGGTCGATGGCGTGCGCCAGGAGCCGTTTGAAAACCTGTCGGTTGACGTGGAAGAAGCCAACCAGGGCGGCGTGATGGAAGAACTGGGCCGTCGTCGTGGCGACCTGCAGAACATGGAATCGGATGGCAAGGGCCGCGTGCGTCTCGAGTACCTGATCCCGGCGCGTGGCCTGATCGGCTTCCAGGGCGAATTCATGACCCTGACCCGCGGCACCGGCCTGATGAGCCACGTGTTCCACGAATACGCAGCCGTCGACAACAGCCGTGGCGAAATGGCCGGCCGTCGCAACGGCGTGCTGATCTCGCAAGATGACGGCGCCGCTGTCGCCTACGCAATCTGGAAACTGCAAGACCGCGGCCGCATGTTCGTGTCGCACAACGATCCAGTCTACGAAGGCATGGTCATCGGCATCCACTCGCGCGACAACGACCTGGTCGTCAACCCGATCAAGGGCAAGCAGCTGACCAACGTGCGTTCGTCGGGTACCGACGAAGCGGTACGCCTGGTACCACCAATCCAGATGTCGCTGGAATACGCGGTCGAATTCATCGAGGACGACGAACTGGTCGAAATCACCCCGAAATCGATCCGCCTGCGCAAGCGCTTCCTGAAAGAGCACGAGCGTAAAAAAGCGTCGCGTGACGCGTAA
- the truB gene encoding tRNA pseudouridine(55) synthase TruB, with protein MDKPVGWSSNDALIKSKRVLNAKKAGHTGTLDPFATGLLPLCFGEATKFSQDLLEADKTYETLVHLGVSTDTGDTEGAVLETRDVNVTQEQIDAVLAQFRGDILQVPPMYSALKRDGKPLYEYARAGITLEREARPVTIHKLEFLSYEAPFLKLSVMCSKGTYIRVLGEDIGNALGCGAHLNALRRTQVGELTLDGVITLDELTAHAEPLSLLAPVDALLSSFPAVQLTQELAKRFLHGQRIALGKEEVVVPAEPGRVRVYHDAKLLGTGQLQEYSILAPERLIATAHQ; from the coding sequence ATGGACAAGCCGGTCGGCTGGTCCAGCAACGATGCGCTGATCAAGTCCAAGCGCGTGCTGAACGCCAAGAAAGCGGGCCATACCGGCACGCTCGACCCGTTCGCCACCGGACTGCTGCCGCTGTGCTTTGGCGAGGCCACCAAGTTTTCGCAGGATTTGCTCGAAGCCGACAAGACCTATGAAACGCTGGTGCACCTGGGTGTCTCCACCGATACCGGGGACACCGAAGGCGCCGTGCTGGAAACGCGCGACGTGAACGTCACGCAAGAGCAGATCGACGCCGTGCTGGCGCAGTTCCGCGGCGACATCCTGCAGGTGCCGCCGATGTACTCGGCCCTCAAGCGCGACGGCAAGCCGCTGTATGAATACGCGCGTGCCGGCATCACCCTGGAACGCGAGGCGCGCCCGGTGACCATCCACAAGCTGGAGTTTCTCAGCTACGAAGCGCCGTTCCTGAAACTGTCGGTGATGTGCAGCAAGGGTACTTATATCCGCGTGCTGGGCGAAGACATCGGCAATGCCCTGGGTTGCGGCGCACACCTGAACGCCTTGCGCCGCACGCAGGTGGGCGAACTGACGCTCGATGGCGTGATTACGCTGGACGAACTGACGGCGCATGCCGAACCGTTGAGCTTGCTCGCTCCGGTCGACGCCTTGCTGTCGAGTTTTCCGGCGGTGCAATTGACGCAGGAACTGGCCAAGCGCTTTTTGCACGGCCAGCGTATTGCGCTGGGCAAGGAAGAGGTCGTCGTGCCAGCCGAACCGGGCAGGGTGCGCGTATATCACGACGCCAAACTGCTGGGCACGGGCCAGTTGCAGGAGTACAGCATCCTGGCGCCGGAACGCTTGATTGCTACCGCGCACCAGTAA
- the rbfA gene encoding 30S ribosome-binding factor RbfA has translation MAKHSKTMPARGLRVADQIQRDLAEIVAYELKDPRVGTMITITEVQITPDYAHAKVFFTMLKDSKEAIKNTTEGLMAAAGFIRGLLGKRLHIHTLPMLHFVHDSSTSRGMEMSLLIDKANATRAADAEPDEKPEDKAGEQ, from the coding sequence ATGGCCAAACATAGCAAAACCATGCCGGCGCGCGGCTTGCGCGTGGCAGACCAGATCCAGCGCGATCTGGCCGAAATCGTCGCCTACGAACTGAAAGACCCGCGCGTTGGCACGATGATCACCATTACCGAAGTGCAGATCACGCCCGACTACGCGCACGCCAAGGTGTTTTTCACGATGTTGAAAGACAGCAAGGAAGCCATCAAGAACACCACCGAAGGCCTGATGGCCGCCGCTGGCTTCATCCGTGGCCTGCTGGGCAAGCGCCTGCACATCCACACCCTGCCGATGCTGCATTTCGTGCACGACAGCTCGACCTCGCGCGGCATGGAAATGTCGCTGCTGATCGACAAGGCCAACGCCACCCGCGCGGCGGACGCCGAACCGGACGAGAAGCCGGAAGATAAAGCAGGCGAGCAATAA
- the infB gene encoding translation initiation factor IF-2 has product MASNNVAQFATELKMPADLLLTQLRSAGVEKSSTSDPLSKDDKDKLLDHLRRTHGAAADTEKKKITVTRKETTEIKQADATGKSRTIQVEVRKKRTFVQRDEAAPVAAPEPVAPAAPVIDPAEVARREEEVRKQAELIARQEADLREKQERLAKLDAEKEAQAKATQQAELTAKKEAEAEAKKAAAKAAAAPVASTAAPVADDAAAEAKKAAAAEEAKKKAAAAAVAAKEAAEKAEATERARKAVADEVAQIKAMMNAPRRAIKAPEPVPVPVKPKAPEGTLHKPADKKPGDKPGDKKPAVADKKSIKSANVSSTWSDDAKKRGTTGGPKPRGNSGPAGRDSWRGGAKGRRPTHHDDRESNFQAPTEAVIKDVHVPETITVAELAHKMSVKASEVIKHLMKLGQMCTINQVLDQETAMILVEEMGHKAFAAELDDPEALLADVGEHAHFETKPRAPVVTVMGHVDHGKTSLLDYIRRAKVASGEAGGITQHIGAYHVDTPRGMITFLDTPGHEAFTAMRARGAKATDIVILVVAADDGVMPQTKEAIAHAKAAGVPLVVAINKVDKPGGNVDRVTQELVAEQVVPEEYGGESPFVPVSAKTGQGIDDLLEQVLLQAEVLELTAPVDAPARGLVVEARLDKGRGPVATILVQSGTLRRGDVILAGSSYGRVRAMLDENGKAIAEAGPSIPVEIQGLTEVPVAGEEVVVMADERKAREIGLFRQGKFRDVKLAKQQAAKLENMFDQMAEGEVKNLPLIIKTDVQGSQEALVGSLQKLSTSEVRVQVVHAAVGGITESDVNLAVASKAVIIGFNARADAQARKLAESNGVDIRYYNIIYDAIDEIRSALSGMLAPEKRETVIGQVEIRQVILVSKVGAIAGCLVTDGVVKRASSVRLLRNNIVVWSGEIESLKRFKDDAKEVRAGLECGLSLKNYNDIQVGDTLEVFEVQEIARTL; this is encoded by the coding sequence ATGGCGAGTAACAACGTAGCCCAATTTGCCACCGAACTGAAGATGCCTGCAGATTTGCTGCTGACGCAGCTGCGTTCTGCCGGCGTCGAGAAAAGTTCGACGTCAGATCCATTGTCGAAAGATGATAAGGACAAGCTTTTGGATCATCTGCGCCGCACCCATGGCGCAGCGGCTGACACAGAAAAGAAAAAAATCACCGTGACCCGCAAGGAAACGACTGAAATCAAGCAAGCCGATGCAACCGGCAAGTCGCGCACCATCCAGGTGGAAGTGCGCAAGAAACGCACCTTCGTCCAGCGCGACGAAGCGGCGCCTGTCGCTGCGCCTGAACCGGTCGCGCCTGCCGCGCCGGTGATCGATCCCGCCGAAGTGGCGCGTCGTGAAGAAGAAGTTCGCAAGCAAGCTGAACTGATCGCACGCCAGGAAGCCGATCTGCGTGAGAAACAGGAACGCCTGGCCAAGCTCGACGCGGAAAAAGAAGCCCAGGCGAAAGCCACGCAACAGGCTGAACTGACCGCCAAGAAAGAAGCCGAAGCCGAAGCGAAGAAAGCCGCCGCCAAGGCCGCCGCCGCGCCGGTCGCCAGCACCGCCGCGCCAGTCGCCGACGATGCCGCCGCCGAAGCGAAAAAAGCCGCCGCCGCCGAAGAAGCCAAGAAAAAAGCCGCCGCCGCTGCCGTTGCCGCCAAGGAAGCCGCTGAAAAAGCCGAAGCCACCGAACGCGCCCGCAAGGCCGTGGCGGACGAGGTCGCCCAGATCAAGGCCATGATGAACGCGCCACGCCGCGCCATCAAGGCACCTGAGCCAGTACCGGTGCCGGTCAAGCCGAAAGCGCCGGAAGGCACGCTGCACAAGCCGGCCGACAAGAAACCTGGCGACAAGCCGGGCGACAAGAAGCCTGCCGTGGCAGACAAGAAATCGATCAAGTCGGCCAATGTGTCGTCCACCTGGTCCGATGACGCGAAAAAACGCGGCACCACCGGTGGTCCCAAGCCACGCGGCAACAGCGGCCCTGCGGGTCGTGACAGCTGGCGTGGCGGTGCCAAGGGCCGTCGCCCGACGCACCATGACGACCGCGAATCGAACTTCCAGGCGCCGACCGAAGCCGTCATCAAGGATGTGCACGTGCCGGAAACCATTACGGTGGCCGAACTGGCGCACAAGATGTCCGTCAAGGCTTCCGAAGTCATCAAGCATTTGATGAAACTGGGCCAGATGTGCACCATCAACCAGGTGCTGGACCAGGAAACGGCCATGATTCTGGTCGAAGAAATGGGCCACAAGGCGTTTGCCGCCGAACTGGACGATCCGGAAGCGTTGCTGGCCGATGTGGGCGAACACGCGCACTTCGAAACCAAGCCGCGCGCACCGGTGGTCACCGTCATGGGTCACGTCGACCACGGCAAGACCTCGTTGCTGGACTACATCCGCCGCGCCAAGGTCGCGTCGGGCGAAGCCGGTGGCATTACGCAGCATATCGGCGCTTACCACGTCGATACGCCACGCGGCATGATCACCTTCCTCGACACCCCGGGTCACGAAGCGTTTACCGCCATGCGTGCCCGTGGCGCCAAGGCGACCGACATCGTGATTCTGGTGGTTGCCGCCGACGATGGCGTGATGCCGCAAACCAAAGAAGCGATTGCCCACGCGAAAGCAGCCGGCGTACCGCTGGTGGTGGCGATCAACAAGGTCGACAAGCCGGGTGGCAACGTTGACCGCGTGACGCAGGAACTGGTTGCCGAACAAGTCGTGCCGGAAGAATACGGTGGCGAATCGCCATTCGTGCCGGTCTCGGCCAAAACGGGCCAGGGTATCGACGATCTGCTGGAACAAGTATTGCTGCAGGCCGAGGTACTGGAACTGACGGCGCCCGTCGATGCACCGGCCCGTGGCCTGGTGGTCGAAGCCCGTCTGGACAAGGGCCGTGGCCCGGTCGCAACGATCCTGGTGCAATCGGGTACCTTGCGCCGTGGCGACGTGATACTGGCTGGTTCCTCGTATGGCCGCGTGCGCGCCATGCTGGACGAAAACGGCAAGGCGATTGCCGAAGCCGGTCCATCGATCCCGGTCGAGATCCAGGGCCTGACCGAAGTACCGGTCGCCGGTGAAGAAGTGGTCGTGATGGCCGACGAGCGCAAGGCGCGTGAAATTGGTCTGTTCCGTCAAGGTAAGTTCCGCGACGTGAAACTGGCCAAGCAGCAAGCCGCGAAACTGGAAAACATGTTCGACCAGATGGCCGAAGGCGAAGTGAAAAACTTGCCATTGATCATCAAAACCGACGTGCAAGGTTCGCAGGAAGCGCTGGTCGGTTCGTTGCAGAAACTGTCGACCTCCGAAGTGCGCGTACAAGTTGTTCACGCGGCGGTAGGTGGCATCACGGAATCGGACGTCAACCTGGCGGTCGCCTCGAAAGCGGTCATCATCGGCTTTAACGCCCGTGCTGATGCCCAGGCACGCAAGCTGGCCGAGTCGAACGGCGTGGACATTCGCTACTACAACATCATTTACGATGCGATCGACGAGATCCGTTCGGCGTTGTCGGGCATGTTGGCACCAGAGAAACGCGAAACGGTCATCGGCCAGGTCGAGATCCGCCAGGTTATCCTGGTCTCGAAAGTCGGCGCGATTGCCGGTTGCCTGGTCACCGATGGTGTCGTCAAGCGTGCTTCGTCGGTCCGCCTGTTGCGCAACAACATCGTGGTCTGGAGTGGCGAGATCGAGTCCCTGAAACGCTTCAAGGACGACGCGAAAGAAGTCCGCGCCGGTCTGGAGTGCGGCCTGTCGCTGAAGAACTACAACGACATCCAGGTTGGCGACACCCTGGAAGTGTTCGAAGTCCAGGAAATCGCTCGTACCCTGTAA
- the nusA gene encoding transcription termination factor NusA, with translation MSREVLLLVDALAREKNVDKDVVFGALEFALAQATKKRYEGEVDIRVSIDRDSGEFESFRRWHVVPDEAGLQLPDQEILHFEAKEQIADIEVDDHIEEPIESVEFGRRFAQDTKQVVLQRVRDAEREQILVDFLERGDSLVTGTIKRMERGDAIVESGKIEARLPRDQMIPKENLRIGDRVRAFILRIDRNMRGPQVILSRTAPDFIMKLFELEVPEIEQGMLEIKSAARDAGVRAKIAVYTADKRIDPIGTCVGMRGSRVQAVTGELGGERVDIVLWSEDPAQFVIGALAPANVSSIMVDEEKHAMDVVVDEENLAIAIGRSGQNVRLAADLTGWKINIMTAEESADKAAQETAAVRILFMEKLDVDQEVADILVEEGFASLEEIAYVPISEMLEIESFDEDTVNELRTRARDALVTEAIASEEGLEGMDEALVGLEGMDRVTAGKLGLAGIKTVEAFAALAYDEFGAILALSADRARELITSEFKDVTDDEMKLVDSKYDDRAKALQAKAWSQAESAKA, from the coding sequence ATGAGTCGCGAAGTTTTATTATTGGTAGACGCGCTGGCGCGTGAAAAAAACGTCGATAAGGATGTCGTCTTCGGCGCCCTGGAATTCGCATTGGCGCAAGCCACGAAGAAACGATATGAGGGTGAAGTGGACATCCGCGTTTCGATCGACCGCGATTCGGGCGAATTCGAATCGTTCCGCCGCTGGCACGTGGTGCCTGACGAAGCCGGCCTGCAGTTGCCGGATCAGGAGATCCTGCACTTCGAGGCGAAAGAACAGATCGCCGACATCGAAGTCGATGACCATATCGAAGAACCGATCGAGTCCGTCGAATTCGGCCGCCGCTTTGCGCAAGACACCAAACAGGTGGTCCTGCAGCGCGTGCGTGACGCCGAGCGCGAACAGATCCTGGTCGACTTCCTGGAACGCGGCGACTCGCTCGTCACCGGCACCATCAAGCGCATGGAACGCGGCGATGCAATCGTCGAGTCCGGCAAGATCGAAGCGCGTCTGCCACGCGACCAGATGATCCCGAAAGAGAATCTGCGTATCGGCGACCGCGTGCGTGCTTTCATCCTGCGCATCGACCGCAACATGCGCGGCCCGCAGGTGATCCTGTCGCGCACCGCGCCGGACTTCATCATGAAGCTGTTCGAACTGGAAGTGCCGGAAATCGAACAAGGCATGCTGGAAATTAAATCGGCCGCCCGCGATGCCGGCGTGCGCGCCAAGATCGCCGTCTACACGGCCGACAAGCGCATCGACCCGATCGGTACCTGCGTCGGCATGCGCGGTTCGCGCGTGCAGGCCGTCACCGGTGAGCTGGGCGGCGAGCGCGTCGACATCGTGTTGTGGTCGGAAGATCCGGCGCAGTTCGTGATCGGCGCCCTGGCGCCGGCGAACGTGTCGTCGATCATGGTCGACGAAGAAAAGCACGCGATGGACGTGGTCGTCGACGAAGAAAACCTGGCCATCGCGATCGGCCGTTCGGGCCAGAACGTGCGCCTGGCCGCCGACCTGACCGGTTGGAAGATCAACATCATGACGGCCGAAGAATCGGCCGACAAAGCTGCCCAGGAAACGGCTGCCGTGCGCATCCTATTCATGGAAAAGCTCGATGTCGATCAAGAAGTTGCAGACATTCTGGTGGAAGAAGGTTTCGCCAGTCTGGAAGAAATCGCCTACGTGCCAATTTCCGAAATGCTGGAAATCGAATCGTTTGACGAAGATACCGTCAATGAACTCCGTACCCGTGCGCGTGATGCGCTGGTTACCGAAGCGATCGCTTCGGAAGAGGGTCTGGAAGGCATGGACGAGGCGTTGGTGGGTCTGGAAGGCATGGACCGCGTCACCGCTGGCAAGCTGGGTCTGGCTGGTATCAAGACTGTTGAAGCATTTGCAGCACTGGCATACGACGAATTTGGCGCAATCCTGGCCTTGTCTGCGGACCGTGCGCGTGAACTGATTACAAGTGAATTTAAAGATGTGACCGACGATGAGATGAAGTTGGTTGACTCGAAATACGACGATCGTGCCAAGGCGCTGCAAGCCAAGGCATGGAGTCAGGCTGAATCCGCAAAGGCTTAA
- the rimP gene encoding ribosome maturation factor RimP produces MQQLGLIEKTVTGLGYELVDVERAERGMLRVFIDFSAADAAEKGPITVEDCATVSHQLSHVLTVENVPYERLEISSPGLDRPVRKLEDFVRFAGQEIIVKLREAMPGTNNRKSFQGILQEPVGENLSLEFEGKDGPAMLEFTLADVDKARLVPQVVFKGRKA; encoded by the coding sequence TTGCAGCAGTTGGGATTAATTGAAAAGACAGTCACAGGTCTGGGCTACGAGCTCGTTGATGTCGAACGTGCCGAGCGCGGAATGCTGCGCGTCTTTATTGATTTCAGCGCCGCCGATGCCGCTGAAAAAGGTCCGATCACGGTCGAAGACTGTGCCACGGTCAGTCACCAGTTATCGCATGTGTTGACGGTAGAGAACGTTCCTTACGAACGCCTCGAGATTTCTTCCCCGGGCCTGGACCGGCCGGTGCGCAAGCTGGAAGACTTTGTCCGTTTCGCAGGCCAGGAAATCATCGTCAAGCTGCGCGAGGCGATGCCGGGTACGAACAACCGGAAATCGTTCCAGGGGATCTTGCAAGAACCCGTGGGCGAGAATTTGTCGTTGGAATTTGAAGGTAAGGATGGTCCGGCGATGTTGGAATTTACGCTCGCCGACGTGGATAAGGCACGCTTGGTGCCGCAGGTGGTTTTTAAGGGACGCAAAGCATGA
- the rluB gene encoding 23S rRNA pseudouridine(2605) synthase RluB, giving the protein MNNPNTPETVTASDEAIVAKPKRRTKAQIEAAAAAAPVAAVTEAAPAAAKPKRRTKAEIAADAAAAPAVDVAEAAPAVKKPRAKAAPKAPADAVTADAGAAPAAPAPRPPRARAAAKAAAVEAAVEAETAPQVVAEKTEEARTTRGPRQMRGVQAERALRQPPRPKAEKAAKPEAAPQDAAVEAAAPVADVFDAEGNLVSPAPQGRQPRAPRNDMPGTGKNAGKSRKKGKGRQAAPGKLNEADAIFSFVTSDAFDSEEGGAGRVQKTAVRRDLTSDDDAPKLHKVLAEAGLGSRRDMEDLIISGRVSVNGEPAHIGQRILPSDHVRINGKLIQRRVSKKPPRVLVYHKPAGEIVSHNDPDGRPSVFDRLPTMKAGKWLAVGRLDFNTEGLLLFTTSGDLANRLMHPRYGIDREYAVRTLGELEEGMRQKLLAGVELEDGLAQFSKIADGGGEGINKWYRVVIGEGRNREVRRMFEAIGLTVSRLIRTRYGAMTLPSGLKRGRWEEMDENTVRDLLAAYGIEKKMPASGDPRAAGAAKGREARKVDRKERDDEPNGNRIDVSNRNADPFPVAPRRGQPQGQFARPQGQGRPGGMGRPGEARGPGRGQPQGPFQGGQPRSAASFDGAQPGQGRAPRVAGQGGQGRPGGEGRAPQRGPRQPDPLQTAFGFANTGPRRTGGGGGAGQVRSGGQPRGGMDGMPRRRTKG; this is encoded by the coding sequence ATGAATAATCCGAACACACCCGAGACAGTTACCGCCAGCGACGAAGCCATCGTTGCCAAGCCCAAGCGCCGCACCAAGGCTCAGATCGAAGCCGCTGCCGCCGCTGCGCCAGTTGCGGCAGTCACCGAGGCCGCGCCCGCCGCTGCCAAGCCGAAGCGCCGCACCAAGGCCGAGATCGCCGCCGATGCCGCCGCCGCGCCTGCCGTTGATGTTGCCGAGGCAGCGCCCGCCGTGAAAAAACCGCGCGCCAAGGCCGCGCCGAAAGCGCCGGCCGATGCCGTGACCGCCGATGCTGGCGCAGCACCTGCCGCACCGGCGCCGCGTCCGCCGCGCGCCCGCGCCGCCGCCAAGGCTGCCGCCGTGGAAGCCGCCGTGGAAGCTGAAACTGCTCCGCAAGTTGTTGCTGAAAAAACCGAAGAAGCGCGCACGACCCGTGGTCCGCGCCAGATGCGCGGTGTACAGGCCGAGCGCGCATTGCGCCAGCCGCCACGCCCGAAGGCCGAGAAAGCCGCCAAGCCTGAAGCCGCGCCACAGGACGCTGCAGTGGAAGCGGCCGCGCCGGTCGCCGATGTGTTCGATGCCGAAGGCAATCTGGTGTCGCCGGCGCCGCAAGGACGCCAGCCGCGCGCGCCGCGCAACGACATGCCGGGCACCGGCAAGAACGCCGGCAAGAGCCGCAAGAAAGGCAAGGGCCGCCAGGCCGCGCCGGGCAAGCTGAACGAAGCCGATGCGATCTTCTCGTTCGTCACCTCCGACGCGTTCGACAGCGAAGAGGGCGGCGCCGGCCGCGTGCAGAAAACCGCCGTGCGCCGCGACCTGACCTCCGACGACGATGCGCCGAAGTTGCACAAGGTGCTGGCCGAAGCCGGCCTCGGTTCGCGCCGCGACATGGAAGACCTGATCATTTCGGGCCGCGTGTCCGTGAATGGCGAGCCGGCCCATATCGGCCAGCGCATCCTGCCGTCCGACCATGTGCGCATCAATGGCAAATTGATCCAGCGCCGCGTCAGCAAGAAGCCGCCGCGCGTGCTGGTGTACCACAAGCCGGCCGGCGAAATCGTCAGCCACAACGACCCGGACGGCCGTCCTTCCGTGTTCGACCGCCTGCCGACCATGAAGGCCGGCAAATGGCTGGCCGTTGGCCGCCTCGATTTCAATACCGAAGGCTTGCTGCTGTTCACGACTTCCGGTGACCTGGCCAACCGCCTGATGCACCCGCGCTACGGCATCGACCGCGAATACGCCGTGCGTACCCTGGGCGAGCTGGAAGAAGGCATGCGTCAGAAGCTGCTGGCCGGCGTCGAGCTGGAAGACGGCCTGGCGCAGTTCTCGAAGATCGCCGATGGCGGCGGCGAAGGCATCAACAAGTGGTACCGCGTGGTGATCGGCGAAGGCCGTAACCGCGAAGTGCGCCGCATGTTCGAAGCGATCGGCCTGACCGTCTCGCGCCTGATCCGTACCCGCTACGGCGCGATGACCCTGCCGAGCGGCCTGAAACGTGGCCGCTGGGAAGAGATGGATGAAAACACCGTGCGCGACCTGCTGGCCGCCTACGGTATCGAAAAGAAAATGCCGGCCTCGGGTGACCCGCGCGCCGCTGGTGCCGCCAAGGGTCGCGAAGCACGCAAGGTCGACCGCAAGGAGCGCGATGACGAGCCGAACGGCAACCGCATCGATGTCAGCAATCGCAACGCCGATCCGTTCCCGGTCGCGCCGCGCCGTGGCCAGCCACAGGGCCAGTTCGCCCGTCCGCAAGGCCAGGGCCGTCCAGGCGGCATGGGTCGTCCGGGCGAAGCGCGTGGTCCTGGCCGTGGCCAGCCGCAAGGTCCTTTCCAGGGTGGCCAGCCGCGTTCGGCTGCTTCCTTCGACGGTGCACAGCCAGGCCAGGGCCGCGCCCCGCGCGTGGCCGGCCAGGGTGGCCAGGGCCGTCCAGGCGGCGAAGGCCGTGCGCCGCAGCGCGGTCCGCGCCAGCCCGATCCGCTGCAAACGGCATTCGGCTTTGCCAATACCGGCCCGCGCCGTACTGGCGGCGGTGGTGGCGCCGGCCAGGTGCGTTCCGGTGGCCAGCCGCGCGGTGGCATGGATGGCATGCCGCGCCGCCGTACCAAAGGTTAA